One window of Thermacetogenium phaeum DSM 12270 genomic DNA carries:
- a CDS encoding recombinase family protein: MSAALIYLRVSTEEQAERGYSIAAQREECRAKAQELGATEITEFVDEGVSGSILERPALVAALEKLKAGGIRWFICLDTSRLSRSVAHQLLLIDEIKKAGAELIFVNSKFTDSPEDRFHLTVLSAVDEYERARTRLRSLIGKRAKAKSGKLTHSPGLYGYEFDKETDTLHIFEEEAKIIRLMYQWFTSEEDASPYEIARRLNAMGIPSPKGKRWAKQTVKRILANSAYAGTLYIRRYDTKDVKFNKYKPPAERVSRKERPAEEWIPISVPAIVDKQTWEAAQKRFENSRRRWRSCSTYPYLLSGLMRCGKCGTTMHGNLVTSKGKKRAYYVCTAKSPGIPGRERCKSQYLNAPELEEVVWERVSGWLTNPERLREELHAAFPDETAKALEIELITIEKELVQVSKERSRVATVFQKGLIPEDEMEQRLREIKERWEYLSRRREQILMELSRHDLAAQEMERLEELAAQVGDILEALSLEEKKRLVNLLIEEITVTGKRIDIKAKIPETIPENIGILETANSFYGRHDAACGRPPLSGGC, from the coding sequence GTGAGCGCTGCACTGATATATTTACGAGTGTCCACTGAGGAACAGGCCGAACGCGGCTATTCAATTGCGGCGCAGCGGGAGGAATGCAGGGCCAAGGCCCAGGAATTAGGCGCAACTGAAATAACAGAATTTGTAGACGAAGGGGTCTCGGGCTCAATCTTAGAGCGCCCCGCCCTGGTGGCGGCGCTGGAAAAGCTTAAAGCCGGCGGCATCCGCTGGTTTATTTGTTTAGATACCAGCCGTTTGTCACGCAGCGTAGCCCACCAGCTTTTATTGATCGACGAGATAAAAAAAGCAGGAGCGGAGTTGATTTTTGTCAACTCCAAGTTTACCGACAGCCCTGAAGACCGTTTCCATTTAACCGTGCTTAGCGCCGTTGACGAATACGAACGCGCCAGGACCAGGCTCCGCTCCTTAATTGGCAAAAGAGCCAAGGCAAAATCAGGGAAACTTACTCACAGTCCTGGACTTTACGGCTATGAATTTGATAAAGAAACAGATACCCTCCATATTTTCGAAGAAGAGGCTAAAATCATCAGGCTTATGTATCAATGGTTCACTTCTGAAGAAGACGCCAGTCCTTATGAAATAGCGCGGCGATTGAATGCCATGGGCATCCCTAGTCCCAAAGGCAAACGATGGGCCAAACAAACGGTTAAACGTATTTTAGCCAATAGCGCTTATGCGGGCACCCTGTATATCCGCCGCTATGATACTAAGGACGTCAAGTTCAATAAATATAAGCCGCCTGCAGAAAGGGTAAGCCGAAAGGAAAGGCCCGCCGAAGAGTGGATCCCTATTTCTGTCCCCGCCATTGTTGATAAACAAACATGGGAGGCAGCCCAAAAGCGTTTTGAGAACTCGCGAAGGCGCTGGCGCAGCTGCAGCACTTACCCTTATCTTCTTTCGGGCCTTATGCGCTGCGGGAAATGCGGCACGACTATGCACGGGAATCTCGTTACGTCAAAAGGAAAGAAGAGGGCTTATTACGTCTGCACTGCGAAATCGCCGGGTATACCGGGGCGGGAACGCTGTAAATCCCAATATCTTAATGCTCCGGAATTAGAAGAAGTCGTTTGGGAAAGAGTCTCCGGTTGGCTGACGAATCCGGAAAGGCTTCGCGAAGAACTCCATGCCGCTTTCCCTGACGAGACTGCCAAAGCTTTGGAAATTGAGCTTATCACCATCGAAAAAGAATTAGTTCAAGTCTCCAAAGAACGGTCACGGGTAGCGACTGTGTTCCAAAAAGGTTTGATACCGGAAGATGAAATGGAACAGCGGCTCAGGGAAATAAAGGAGCGCTGGGAGTACCTCTCGCGCCGCAGGGAGCAGATTTTAATGGAACTTTCCCGGCACGACCTGGCGGCGCAGGAAATGGAACGGTTAGAAGAGCTTGCCGCCCAGGTTGGAGACATTCTCGAGGCTCTTTCTCTTGAAGAGAAAAAGCGCCTGGTTAATCTCTTGATTGAAGAGATTACTGTTACCGGGAAGCGTATTGACATCA